CTCTCTGTTCTGGCGTCAGTTCAGGTAACGATACCAGTAGCAAACAGGCCTCAACCTCATAACTAATTGAATCATCAGGAAATTTATTTTCCAGTGAAACTTCGAAACCCAGTTCGTGATAACACTTGCGTATTTCGAGCGTACTTTTCCCCATGACTTGCGGCTCTGTATGCAGATATACGGAAGCATAAGGCGGAGCCAGCAAAGCCATGGGACCTACAAATAGCCGATTAAAATCGTATTCGACCTCAAGCCAGTCCCCGGAGGTAGGGATTGCGGGTAACCCCGGATAGGGCAGGCACAAATCCCGGAGTCTGTTACTGATTTCAGCCAGCGAGCCTGATTGCGGGAAAGCAAAAAAGTCGCGAAGACAGATCCCTGTGGCTATCCATTCTTCACGAGAAAAGGACACGGGTAAGGCTGATAAAGAGGGAGGAAGTGTTTCACCCTGCTCTTCCCTGGCTGACGAAAAAACCATATGAAATATCCTATATTCTTAAGAATAATCTCACTGTAAAACTACCGGCAGAGGATGTTTTTTGATCATGAATACGTTTTTATTGTTTTTTTAAGGCCTGGGGGATAAATCGTCACGCAGTGTGCTGGCGCTCACGATTAAAGCGTGGAACAGGTCGAAGTTCAGCAGATCATCTGTAGCCGCTCATTTGGTCACCGCATCACTCAATATAACGATATGTATCAGGCGGTATGCGCCTATGCGGAGCGCGCGGTGGAGAAACACCGGGCTGAAAGAAAACGCTGCTGCGTAATAAGCGTTTTTATAAGCACCAGCTCACATGACGAAAATAAAACCTTCTGTGACTCGCAGGCCAGCGGCAGGCTGGCTGTTCCCACGAGGCACCGTCTGGTTTGCCGGGCAAGGCATTCAAAAAAGCTGGACCATGAAGCGGGAAATGCTATCGCCAGGTTATACAACACGCTACGTTGATATACCGATCGTCAAATAAAAAACGCTGCCGATAGATTCACACAGACGTTCTTTCAATCTATTTATTTAAGAGAAAAAAGACATAAATATTATTCTTATTAAGCGACAAAAATCATACTCTTTGTATTATTAAAAAGATTTGTGGATCTGAAAAATAATATTCACTACGTAATGGAGCTACTGAGATGAGAGTCGTCGTATTTCAAGGACAATATGGTATTTTTAAACGCGAAGGTTTAGACCTTTCTATGCCAGCGGTACAAAGTTGTTTGGGATTGTATGCATTATCCGATCAGCACGATTATCTGCTA
The Kosakonia oryzae genome window above contains:
- a CDS encoding TorD/DmsD family molecular chaperone, which translates into the protein MVFSSAREEQGETLPPSLSALPVSFSREEWIATGICLRDFFAFPQSGSLAEISNRLRDLCLPYPGLPAIPTSGDWLEVEYDFNRLFVGPMALLAPPYASVYLHTEPQVMGKSTLEIRKCYHELGFEVSLENKFPDDSISYEVEACLLLVSLPELTPEQREVLSWLTHQHLSKWLPNFITRIKAHVSTPLIASVADVLSLWFFDLQRRILHD